A genomic window from Cucumis melo cultivar AY chromosome 8, USDA_Cmelo_AY_1.0, whole genome shotgun sequence includes:
- the LOC103501503 gene encoding uncharacterized protein LOC103501503 isoform X1, producing the protein MASMEGLVPITRHFLASYYDKYPFAPLSDHVSRLSTEMLALANSLLDELPPTSEESTLLDEANQHPPHKIDENMWKNRENVEEILFLLEKSRWPQEVQKESATGKSELANIIGKLEEKARNALHVLVAFQSKNSEHVFNTVMTYMPQDFRGTIIRQQRERSERNKQAEVDALINSGGSIRDRYALLWKQQMERRRQLAQLGSATGVYKTLVKYLVGVPEVLLEFIQKINDDDGPMEEQRQRYGPPLYKLTTMVRLIRLCISLSWRRFDAVKLREHLGILEQAVDVYTSEIERFLGFIREVFNNAPFFISADVACAANERKSDSYKEISVPAGKTYEVSLSVESINSYIAWDFSLVQGKMNMDIGFSVECESPGGVKTLILPHKRYESDQGNFCTCMAGDYKLIWDNTYSTFFKKVLRYKVDCIPPVVEPVQPAAEE; encoded by the exons ATGGCTTCCATGGAGGGTCTGGTGCCTATAACCAGGCACTTCCTTGCTTCGTACTATGATAAGTACCCATTTGCGCCTCTATCTGACCATGTCTCTCGCCTTTCGACTGAGATGCTCGCTCTGGCCAACAGTTTGCTTGATGAACTTCCGCCTACTTCAG AGGAAAGCACCCTTCTTGATGAAGCAAACCAACATCCTCCTCATAAAATCGATGAGAATATGTGGAAGAATCGGGAAAACGTGGAAGAAATTCTCTTTCTGCTTGAAAAATCTCGTTGGCCTCAAGAG GTTCAAAAGGAGTCTGCAACTGGTAAATCTGAACTTGCTAATATTATAGGAAAGCTAGAAGAAAAAGCTCGGAATGCCTTACATGTGTTGGTGGCTTTCCAATCGAAAAATTCTGAGCATGTGTTCAACACAG TTATGACCTACATGCCTCAAGATTTCCGAGGAACGATAATTAGACAACAAAGAGAACGGTCAGAGAGAAACAAGCAAGCAGAGGTTGATGCTTTGATTAATTCTGGAGGAAGCATACGTGATCGATATGCTCTCTTATGGAAACAACAGATGGAGAG GAGGAGACAGTTAGCACAACTGGGTTCTGCAACAGGCGTCTACAAAACCCTTGTGAAATATTTGGTGGGAGTTCCAGAG GTATTGCTAGAATTCATTCAGAAAATAAATGATGATGACGG GCCAATGGAAGAACAAAGACAACGCTATGGACCACCTTTGTATAAACTTACAACAATGGTCCGCCTTATTCGACTCTGTATTTCATTATCATGGAGACGTTTTGATGCTGTGAAACT AAGGGAGCATCTTGGTATTTTGGAGCAAGCTGTAGATGTGTACACCTCTGAGATCGAGAGGTTCCTTGGGTTCATTCG cGAGGTGTTCAACAATGCTCCGTTTTTTATTTCAGCAGATGTGGCCTGTGCAGCAAATGAGAG GAAAAGTGATAGCTACAAAGAGATTAGTGTTCCAGCTGGGAAGACTTATGAG GTTTCGTTAAGTGTGGAGTCTATCAATTCTTATATTGCCTGGGATTTCTCATTGGTTCAAGGCAAGATGAATATG GATATTGGTTTCAGTGTGGAGTGTGAAAGTCCTGGAGGAGTAAAGACG TTGATATTGCCTCACAAACGTTACGAGTCTGATCAA GGAAACTTCTGCACTTGCATGGCTGGGGACTACAAGCTGATTTGGGATAACACATATTCAACTTTTTTTAAGAAG GTTTTGCGCTATAAGGTTGACTGTATACCTCCCGTGGTAGAGCCGGTGCAACCTGCAGCAGAAGAATAA
- the LOC103501503 gene encoding uncharacterized protein LOC103501503 isoform X2 yields the protein MASMEGLVPITRHFLASYYDKYPFAPLSDHVSRLSTEMLALANSLLDELPPTSEESTLLDEANQHPPHKIDENMWKNRENVEEILFLLEKSRWPQEVQKESATGKSELANIIGKLEEKARNALHVLVAFQSKNSEHVFNTVMTYMPQDFRGTIIRQQRERSERNKQAEVDALINSGGSIRDRYALLWKQQMERRRQLAQLGSATGVYKTLVKYLVGVPEVLLEFIQKINDDDGPMEEQRQRYGPPLYKLTTMVRLIRLCISLSWRRFDAVKLREHLGILEQAVDVYTSEIERFLGFIREVFNNAPFFISADVACAANERKSDSYKEISVPAGKTYEDIGFSVECESPGGVKTLILPHKRYESDQGNFCTCMAGDYKLIWDNTYSTFFKKVLRYKVDCIPPVVEPVQPAAEE from the exons ATGGCTTCCATGGAGGGTCTGGTGCCTATAACCAGGCACTTCCTTGCTTCGTACTATGATAAGTACCCATTTGCGCCTCTATCTGACCATGTCTCTCGCCTTTCGACTGAGATGCTCGCTCTGGCCAACAGTTTGCTTGATGAACTTCCGCCTACTTCAG AGGAAAGCACCCTTCTTGATGAAGCAAACCAACATCCTCCTCATAAAATCGATGAGAATATGTGGAAGAATCGGGAAAACGTGGAAGAAATTCTCTTTCTGCTTGAAAAATCTCGTTGGCCTCAAGAG GTTCAAAAGGAGTCTGCAACTGGTAAATCTGAACTTGCTAATATTATAGGAAAGCTAGAAGAAAAAGCTCGGAATGCCTTACATGTGTTGGTGGCTTTCCAATCGAAAAATTCTGAGCATGTGTTCAACACAG TTATGACCTACATGCCTCAAGATTTCCGAGGAACGATAATTAGACAACAAAGAGAACGGTCAGAGAGAAACAAGCAAGCAGAGGTTGATGCTTTGATTAATTCTGGAGGAAGCATACGTGATCGATATGCTCTCTTATGGAAACAACAGATGGAGAG GAGGAGACAGTTAGCACAACTGGGTTCTGCAACAGGCGTCTACAAAACCCTTGTGAAATATTTGGTGGGAGTTCCAGAG GTATTGCTAGAATTCATTCAGAAAATAAATGATGATGACGG GCCAATGGAAGAACAAAGACAACGCTATGGACCACCTTTGTATAAACTTACAACAATGGTCCGCCTTATTCGACTCTGTATTTCATTATCATGGAGACGTTTTGATGCTGTGAAACT AAGGGAGCATCTTGGTATTTTGGAGCAAGCTGTAGATGTGTACACCTCTGAGATCGAGAGGTTCCTTGGGTTCATTCG cGAGGTGTTCAACAATGCTCCGTTTTTTATTTCAGCAGATGTGGCCTGTGCAGCAAATGAGAG GAAAAGTGATAGCTACAAAGAGATTAGTGTTCCAGCTGGGAAGACTTATGAG GATATTGGTTTCAGTGTGGAGTGTGAAAGTCCTGGAGGAGTAAAGACG TTGATATTGCCTCACAAACGTTACGAGTCTGATCAA GGAAACTTCTGCACTTGCATGGCTGGGGACTACAAGCTGATTTGGGATAACACATATTCAACTTTTTTTAAGAAG GTTTTGCGCTATAAGGTTGACTGTATACCTCCCGTGGTAGAGCCGGTGCAACCTGCAGCAGAAGAATAA